TTGATTATGTCATTCGAGTCATACTTGAGCTTCTTGAGATCCATGACTCTGTCCATCGTGCCGCTGCGCCCGACAGGGTTCCAACCGCGCTTGATCCCGATTTGCCGGCCAGCTCCGAACTTCACCTCCACCTTCTTGGACATGACAGACGGATCGTAGTACACGATATACCAGATGTTCGGCGTATCGCTGAGGAAGGACTTCTCAGATCGAATGAGCAGGACCTTGTCCTGGCTCTGCTGGCCAACGGACTTGTTGCCTTCTTTAATCAACTCGAGCGCGGTTGGTTCCGCTCCAGTTGCGGCCCAAGCGCCCAACAGGAGAAAGCACAGGGCGCCTCGTAAACAGTAACAACAGCGTGCCTCTAATTTCTTCATAGTCTAACTCTAGCCTGTGAACCAACGTCAGCAAGTCCAAACCAGAATGCGCGGCGGGCGGTTCCCGGCTAAGAAGGCTTGAAACGAGGGGGCGGGCATGAGAGAAGGGGGCTATGCAAGTCCGCCGCTCCGATCGTCGCGCGTTTCTGCAGGAGTCCTTTGCGGTGGCCGCCGTGGCGGCACTGCTGCACCCAGGCGAGATCTTATTCGGCCAGGCGCCGGAGGCACAGAAGGGACGGCGAACGATTCGGCTTGGCGGCCCCACATTTGCCAAAACCGAAGACCCCGAGGCGCTAGCTTTGGCGCACAGGAAACTGGGCTATCGCGCGGCCTACTGCCCAGGGGTGGCCCTGAAAGACACTGACCGGATCCGGGCGTTGAACGAGGCATTTGCCCGGCATGACGTAGTGATCGCGGAAGTGGGCCGGTGGTGCAACCTGCTGGATGCCGAGGCGGAAGAACGACGCAAGAACCTGGAGGCCGTGACGGAAGGGTTAGCCCTGGCGGAAGCAATCGGCGCGCGATGTTGCGTGGATATTGCCGGGACGTTCAGCACGACCTCGTGGTTCGGCCCGCACCCGGAAAACCTCTCGCAGCGGGCCTTCGACGCCATCGTCGAGAACGCGCGCAAGGTTATTGACGCGGTGAGGCCCCGGCGCGCCCGGTTCTGTTACGAGATGATGGGCTGGGCGCTGCCGGACAGCCCGGACAGTTACGCGCGGCTGATCAAAGCGGTAGACCGACCGGCATTCGGGGTGCACCTGGACCCATGCAACCTGATCAATTCGCCGGAGAGGTTTTAC
The sequence above is drawn from the Candidatus Paceibacterota bacterium genome and encodes:
- a CDS encoding TIM barrel protein; protein product: MQVRRSDRRAFLQESFAVAAVAALLHPGEILFGQAPEAQKGRRTIRLGGPTFAKTEDPEALALAHRKLGYRAAYCPGVALKDTDRIRALNEAFARHDVVIAEVGRWCNLLDAEAEERRKNLEAVTEGLALAEAIGARCCVDIAGTFSTTSWFGPHPENLSQRAFDAIVENARKVIDAVRPRRARFCYEMMGWALPDSPDSYARLIKAVDRPAFGVHLDPCNLINSPERFYHNTALLDECFDKLGQWIVSCHAKDLAWDVEMNVHFREVAPGRGSLDYVTFLKRLAALPQGPPLMLEHLKTAEEYAGAREHIFEVGGKAGLNFG